Proteins from one Aspergillus nidulans FGSC A4 chromosome VIII genomic window:
- a CDS encoding protein ausL (transcript_id=CADANIAT00001025), whose translation MSQLTISKIIEEPFSALSLSEMLKILAALGWSTNYLAMVYRTQADKLPAIAVLPLCCDIAWEFTYAWIYPQASGHWQGVVRVWFFLHTAVLAATLRYAPNDWAGTPLGESRGRLVLLYAAVIAAFAAGQLCLALEMGGALGFHWGGALCQFLSSSAAVGQLLTRGHTRGASLLIWGARAISTAGGDRALIGCVVSGAVPIDQKA comes from the exons ATGTCTCAACTAACaatctccaagatcattgaGGAACCCTTCAGCGCACTCTCCCTCTCCGAAATGCTCAAGATCCTCGCCGCGCTTGGTTGGTCGACAAACTATCTCGCCATGGTCTACCGCACGCAAGCTGACAAACTCCccgccatcgccgtcctccCCCTATGCTGCGATATCGCCTGGGAGTTTACCTACGCGTGGATATATCCACAGGCCAGCGGCCACTGGCAGGGCGTCGTGCGCGTGTGGTTTTTCCTGCACACGGCCGTCCTGGCCGCGACCCTGCGCTACGCCCCGAATGACTGGGCGGGCACGCCATTGGGTGAAAGCCGAGGACGACTGGTGCTGTTGTATGCGGCGGTGATTGCCGCGTTTGCGGCCGGCCAGCTATGCCTGGCTTTGGAAATGGGCGGCGCGCTGGGCTTTCATTGGGGTGGCGCGCTGTGCCAGTTTCTCTCGAGCTCGGCCGCCGTTGGGCAGCTGCTTACCCGTGGGCATACGAGGGGAGCCAGTTTGCTTATTTG GGGGGCTCGTGCGATATCCACCGCCGGCGG GGATCGTGCTCTCATTGGATGCGTCGTATCCGGTGCTGTACCAATTGACCAGAAGGCATGA